The Larimichthys crocea isolate SSNF unplaced genomic scaffold, L_crocea_2.0 scaffold322, whole genome shotgun sequence DNA segment TCACGTGTCCTCTCAGACTGTACCGGGCTCCGGTCAGGTTTTCCTGGACTGTCTTCCGAACCGATGTAGAAGGAGGTGGATTTGGTGGAGGGAGACACTTTCTCCGGAACCTTGAACTGGTGACCAGCAGCAACTGGAGACACAGATCCAGTCCTGGCCTGATTCTTGTTTGTTCTCTCCAGAACGGGTCCATCATCTGAGCGGCTGGCATCGCTCAGACTGTCTGGGTCCACATCATCCTGAACGGACAGGCACTGGGTGGAATCCTGTGGACGGGGAGGACCCGAGAATCGGTCCAGAGGTTCCTGGCTTTGGTACGGTTCATGGCGAATCAGAATACTCGGAGGAACAGTGTCCAGCTTTTCTGGAGGCACCTGCGGCAGCAGCCTTCTGGTCCTGGAGCTGTGGCTGGACTCTGACTCAGAGTTATCGTAGTAATTTCCCATTGATCGGCTCATGAAGCGTAAATCTATAAAAACAATCACAGTTATCTCAATCAACctaattttcatattttcaaaaaaaaaatgtttcaactgacgtcctcaaaacaaaacagcactaACTCCTTTACCATCTCTTCATATGTAAGAAACTGAATGTGGCATTATGTTGACGACACCACATTTTTTAGGACTGTTCAAAAAATTCAAAGGTTTTgtaacaatgttaaaaaagaaactgataATATTTAGGAGGTGGATGTGACCCAAAGACCTGTTTAGTGCAGATCAGTGATAGAAACTTACTACTTTAGAGTTCTTTTGTTCATAGGAAAGAAAAGGTCAGAGTGAACTGATGGATGTAAAACCACCAACCAAAgactgaaacatgtttacatgacGGAGAAAATGACTCTGCATCCATGGACACTGTAAAGATGGACTCCCTCAACTTTTCCATCTGTTCCTCTGcctcttattgttattattactattttacaCATCACTAAACACTGATCATGTGATCTGCGTCAGATTAGCTGTCACATAAGGTGAATTCATGTGCATGCAGTGATTCTTAAATCAAGTGTAGATACAGAGATGTGATCCGATGTCACAGCCCAGACACTGATCATAGGTCAATACGAGGTGAACACGTGTGTGGGTTTGATACCCGTTTGCACAGAGAGAACTTTAACAGCACCTTCCAGACATTCCCCTTGAGGTGGAGTGGAACCAGGTTCAGCATAGCTGTCTGCCAGACTCGCCCAACGGGAAACCCATTTGGGTCCTTCCAGGCCAGCTGGGTGGGCAGGTGGAACCTggacaacagaacaaaaataacgATATTACAAGACAACAGAAACATGGAACCAAAAAGACTGACAGGACCTGACAGAGTAAAATATGTCataggagagaaagagagggatgaaCAACAACCTGCATGCACTGGGATCTCATGCTACACAGGTGAGattcaggttctggttcagttCTTTACCTGTATGGGGCCTGTTGGGGGGCCGCTGATAGCAGCTGGGATAAAGCCATGCAACGGGTCCTCAGTGCTACCATCGCTAGGCAGATTAGCTTGCTCATCCTTGCCATCATCTATTACAGGTCTATACACTCCTGTATTCACACCACTGTACTCTGGAGAGTCGAGGACACCAAACACCTGTCAGAGCACAGGGCATGCATGAGGAGGGCGGGCAGGATCACAGCAACAGGAAGGAGCAACAAGGACAAGAGGTTTCATGCAACCCTgaaacaactttatttaaaaacactgctctgtaatctgtgctgtcactctgtaatctgtgctgtcactctgtaatctgtgctgtgtcactctgtaatctgtgctgtgattctgtaatctgtgctgtgtcactctgtaacctgtgctgtcactctgtaatctgtgctgtcactctgtaatctgtgctgtgactctgtaatctgtgctgTGTCACTCTGTAACCTGTGCTGTCACTCTGTAACCTGTGCTGTCACGCTGTAATCTGTGCTGTcactctgtaatctgtgctgTGTCACTCGGCAATCTGTGCTGTGTCACTCGGTAATCTGTGCTGTGTcactctgtaatctgtgctgtcactctgtaatctgtgctgTGTCACTCGGCAATCTGTGCTGTGTcactctgtaatctgtgctgTGTCACTCTTTAACCTGTGCTGTCACTCTGTAACCTGTGCTGCGTcactctgtaatctgtgctgtgtcactctgtaatctgtgctgtgtcactctgtaacctgtgctgtcactctgtaatctgtgctgcgtcactctgtaatctgtgctgCGTCACTCTGTAACCTGTGCTGTGTcactctgtaatctgtgctgcgtcactctgtaatctgtgctgtcactctgtaatctgtgctgcatcactctgtaatctgtgctgTCACTCTATAATCTGTGCTGCGTcactctgtaatctgtgctgtcactctgtaatctgtgctgtcactctgtaatctgtgctgtcactctgtaatctgtgctgcgtcactctgtaatctgtgctgTCACTCTGTAATCTGTGTTGCGTCACTCGGTAATCTGTGCTGCGTcactctgtaatctgtgctgtgtcactctgtaatctgtgctgcattactctgtaatctgtgctgtcactctgtaatctgtgctgcgtcactctgtaatctgtgctgCGTCACTCTGTAACCTGTGCTGCGTcactctgtaatctgtgctgtcactctgtaatctgtgctgCGTCACTCTGTAACCTGTGCTGTcactctgtaatctgtgctgcgtcactctgtaatctgtgctgTCACTCAGGGTCTAATCGCGTGGTCAACGTGAGTTCACCTGATCGATCATGTTGCgggcctcctccacctctttgtcCTGTGACTCCGTCTCAATGGTGTAGGTCCCGGCGTCACTCAGGCTGTCGTCCTCCTCGTTCCTCATCATCCTCTGGGAACATTTGGGGTCTGCTGCACGAACGCCCACTGGCATCATGCCGGGAGGCCCAGAGGAGTGGACCGGAGAGGTGGTCTGGCCAGCAGTATTGCTGAGGATGGAGGACTTTGAGATTGCTGGAGGCTGTAAGGGGGATGTGGGGTAGGAGACTGAGGAAGGTGCTGGAGGTTCTTGGGGGGAGGGAATTTGTGCATGAGGAGGCGACACCATCACAGGTGGTGCAGACATTGGGGGAGGGGACATCTTGTCACTCGTTGAAGAGGAATCCTGTTGACTGGAATCCTTTAGGAACTCGGCAGCAAACTCTTGAGCAAGCTTGGACTTCTTCCCGACGCTGCCGAAGGGTCTGATGATGATACCCGAGGAGGAGCGAGAGGAGGAACCAGAGGAGGCCACCTCCCCTTCAGTTTTCTCCCTCTTCAGAGAGCTCGACCTCTGGGGGGCGCCCTTAAGAGGAACCGTCACCTGCTGGGTGGGAGGGATGTGGCCGTGCACAGATGCTGGCCTCTCACCGCCTTTCCGCCGCTCCAGCTTGGCTTTCAGGGCGGAGTACGAGTCGGCGTGGGCGGGGTTGTGCGTGAAGGACTGCGAGCGCTTTTTGCGCGGGTTGTCGTCGAAGAACTCGATGATGAAGGCCTGCTGGGTGAGATGCTCGGGGGGGCCCTGCTTCGGTGTTTCTATGCTGGGGGACAGAGCCTGAGGAGGACTCTGGGACAGGGGCCGCTCCGGGACCACGGGTGAAGCTGGAGCCAGTCTGGGCGGAGAGTGTTGCAGTGGTGGATGGAGCGTTGGTGTTGGAACAGACGGCTGACCTGTCTGCTGCGACGCCTCAGACTGCTCTGATTGGACGGAGTGATGAGACTGGACTGAGTGGTGGGACTTACTCCTCCGTCCTTTGAGAACTGGGTCTTCCGAGTCACTCTGGGTTCCATCCTCATGATGGTGACCTGACAACAAGAACAAACGTCCATGACTCAGAAGATACGAACCAGCCTGAAGCTTTGCTTCCTCTTTCAAATACTTCCTATCAGTAGGTGAATGCAGCGTCCTACTGTGCCCTATAGTGCCCTGCACTGTTCATTACAGCTACAATATAAGTAACTTTACTGCTCTAGTCtccagtctttagtctttagtctagTCTCCAGTTCCCAGTATAACATTAAAGCACGATGTGGCTGAAGCCCTAACCTTTGAGGGTCTTGATGTTGCATGGTGCAGTCGCTCTTTGTTTTAATATCTAGTGTTGTCTCCcctctttagtctttagtctctaGTCTTTAGTCTCTagtctttaataataataataataataatacattttatttggaagcgcttttcagggtaatcaaagacactttacagagaagaacattaaatcatcataacaaataaagacagtgCACTAAAAACATATTAGACAATCAGCCACCTTTAGTCTCTAGTCTTTAGTCTAGTCCTGAGTCTTTAGtctagtctttagtctttagtctctaGTCTTTAGTCTAGTCTTCAGtcttagtcttcagtctttagtctaGTCTCCAGTCTAACATTAAAGCACGATGTGGTCCTAACCTTTGAGGGTCTTGATGTTCATGGCGAGGTCGCTCTTGGTGCTGTAAACGTCTTCACATGTTGGACGTCTCCTCATCATGCTGACATCACTGTGAACGAGCCAATCAGCCACCTTGCTCTCTGCTGACATCACCTCAGCAGGCGTGGCTGCTGTGATTTTGGTAGGCGGAGCCTGCTGCTTCCTCTGGCGGGTGGAGAACTTGGTGACATGGTCTTTGATCTTGATCCTACCAGGCATGCAGTCGTCAAACTCGATGGTAAAGGAGGCGTGGCTCTGAACAACGGGCGGGGTCGGGGTGGGAGGGGATGGCGGCGCCGGTGGCGCCGTGTCCGTGTCCTTGGTGGGAATTTCATGAAGCTCCGCCCCCGAGGTCTTAGGGTGCTGGAAGTCTTTGGTGGGGATCTCGAAGTAGCTCGGTTCACGGTGATACGAAGGGAAGACGCTCTTCTGTTGGGAGTCCGAAAGAGATCCAGAAAAGTCCGGATGATCCACGGACGGAGCGTCCTTCTGGACTTCTGACAGACACCAAACACAGGCATTACtgcagtactactactactgctacagtactaatactacagtACTAACACTAGTAATAACCAATAAGGctgaagaaatacatttaaaagtctACATGTGAAGCTGTATGGAAAGCCAGACCAGgttccaaatatatatatatctatatatatatatatatatatatatgtcatgttCAACATATTGTTAACATtgattgttaacatgttaacacgtagtcagtgtgtatatgtgtctatttGTACTGGCTGGCATCAGATTTCAGAGGTAATCAAAGATATTTTTACCTGCGTGAGCTTCGTCGTTCATGTGAACTTTACTCCCATaatcctcctctccccaccaGGACGGCTGACCGTACAGAGGCGTGGGCCGACACACCGGAgcctctgtaacacacacacacacacacacaaacacacacacacaaatttgtGTCACTGACCAATAGAAAGCTGTCCTCACAAAGCTGAGCTTTGATTGGATGGAGAGTCCAAAGGGAGGAAGtactttactgtatttttattgattatgaTTATACTCAGATACTGCCTGCAGAGTAAACAGTACTGCAGTACTGCCTGCAGAGTAAACAGTACTGCAGTACTGCCTGCAGAGTAAACAGTACTGCAGTACTGCCTGCAGTATTAGGGTTGTACCCTGGGGCAGGCTCTTGGTACTCGGCGTCTTCTCTGCTCTTGTTCGATCTTCTGGCTCCGTTTTTTTCCCATCTGAAGATTTCAGGTTCATCTGCAGCTGACTGCTGTACTTCTCATGCTGAAACAACAGGGGGCGCTCATCAGGACACATCACAGAGTTTCTCTGTAAAACTATTAGTATGTGTCACTTTATTGAAGGTGTTTGATCGTAATAATTCAGAGACAATACGTGTTGTCTGACCTTCAGAGCCTCTTCTGGGACTTTGTGTTGACTTTTCTCCAGAACGTAGACGTGAGAATGTGAAGAGAGtgttaagaaaaacacacacacacacacacacacacacacacacacaccacacacacacacacacacacacacacacacaccagatgatGTCACCTGAAGGATATCATATCCGAAGCGGATGATGTCAGACAGTTTGAGGGTGATGTAAGTCTGATCAGGGATCCTCAGATCGTTCACAAACGtctgcagcaaacaaacaaaataaattcatatatatttatatttatatatttattatatttatatacagtcatATTTAAAGCAGCGTATTGTAGCAGGTTGCAGTGTGTTGTAGtaggttgtagcttgttgtaGCGTGTTGTAGCATGTCATAGAATGTTGTAGCAGGTTGCAGCGTATTGTAGCATGTCATAGAATGTTGTAGCATGTTGTAGCATGTTGTAGCATGTTGCAGCGTGTTGTAGCAGGTTGCAGCGTATTGTAGCATGTCATAGAATGTTGTAGCATGTTGTAGCATGTTGCAGCGTGTTGTAGCGTGTCGTAGTGTGTCATAGCATGTCGTAGCAGATCGTAGCAGGTTGTAGCATGTCATAGAATGTTGTAGCATGTTGTAGCGTGTTGTAGCGTGTCGTAGTGTGTCATAGCGTGTCGTAGCAGATCGTAGCAGGTTGTAGCATGTCATAGCAGGTTGTAGCATGTTGTAGCATGTTGTAGCGTGTTGTAGCGTGTCGTAGTGTGTCATAGCGTGTCGTAGCAGATCATAGCAGGTTGTAGCATGTCATAGCAGGTTGtagtgtgttgtagtgtgttgtaGCGTGTTGTAGCATGTCATAGCAGGTTGTAGCATGTTGtagtgtgttgtagtgtgttgtaGCGTGTTGTAGCATGTCACAGCAGGTTGTAGCATGTTGtagtgtgttgtagtgtgttgtaGCGTGTTGTAGCATGTCATAGCAGGTTGTAGCATGTTGtagtgtgttgtagtgtgttgtaGCGTGTTGTAGCGTGTCGTAGCATGTTGTAGCGTGTTGTAGTGTGTCATAGCGTGTCGTAGCAGATCGTAGCAGGTTgtagcatgttgtgtgtgtctggctcacCCCGTTCAGGCTGCCCAGGTCCTTCACCAGGTGTTCATCAGTTGTTGGGTTGTAGTTGATGACGGCATGTTGTTTGTCGACACTGCGAGActgtcagagacattcacacaaacaccatCATCAGAcacctgtccacctgtccaCCTGTTCCAGTGTGTTAGCTGATCTAAATGAATAAGGAAGTTGTGGTGCCAGCTGCATGATCCATGTCAGATCCATAGTTTGACATCAATAACTGGCTCAGGTGAGTGATCGCAGGTGAGTGATCGCAGGTGAGtgatcaccatcatcacctttatggagtttcctctcctgaggttaacgaggtcccgtgtgggcctcgaggtcccgtgtgggcctcgaggtcccgtgtgggcctcgaggtcctcggcagtattagttgtttggctttggttgggaacagtaggtgccagtctatctcaacactgtggtgtccagggtcacagagacctgttgctgccttcatagacataatagatagcttgttgttgacggtccaatctgcgtaaacagacatctgtgtctccagactagaatatgctgacaataacacctccatgggtaaagacattctctgtgactcattctgggcgtgtagtatttgtgctgttatcttggggtttaaagtcgatccaccaggatgagttgggcagaatgtgagaccgactcaggcacttctgatgaactttgagagtgtctctaattctccttgaagcatcaataaataatacagcataagacatcagaggctcctgaacactttctgaactcctgacctttgacttcagcaacttctccacaactAGCTCCACAGTCTCACCTGCAGCATGAGCTCACAGTCCTCTCGGCCCACAAAGATCATCTCTTTGGGGAGACGGTGTCGAGTGCCCGAGCTGCTCACCAGGAACCATGATGTCACACTCATCTTCTTCACAGGCCTGCTGGGAAACCCCAGAGCAtcctgggaaatgtaggagggacagagacagagagaacacTTTTCATCAGAAAAAGGAATATGTTCACTGCATGATGTCTACAtgatcactgctgtgtgtgttgtggtgaacTCAAACTCATCACTACAACGATTTcatgattttggtgaaactggatcaaattttatggagaaaatgttttgttgttactgttaaGAGTTTATTGATTACTGtctactttatatatttagctAAAAGTCTACTGTTTATcttatattgtaaatataagatgtaataaataaaatgtattggaAATTCAATTTCCTTGAGGGAGTCATCCCAAAAGGAATCAATAAAGTGCAGTCAACTCTAAGTCTAAGTCTTagttagccgggctgcccggactgtgagctcagagcattgcgaagaagaagaagaagaagaagaagaagaagaagaagaagaagaagaagaaaaagaagaagaagtagaagcttctatggacatgatggcagaggagaagagagtgaagaggacgctgacggaggaagctaagaagagaaaaggagagagtgagcgagcaagaagccgccggacaagagtaaatgtgggactgacttttagtggttggtgagagcttggtgaaataaaaggctgaaagacagacgccgagctgggctgactgctgctggactaggcagtgacatcagctgctgctggggagctggctgatgattggctgtttgatcagaagtaatgtaatcagaacaaatactcgagtacagatGATGCTGCTTCACGACATCACCAGACTGGTAGAAATTACACCCAGACAAGAACCTCATCAGGAGAGGGGACTGGACCAGCTGCTCctgttctgtgactgtctggTCTTCTGGTATTCAGAACATGGCTGGAGCTTATCGGGCACGTTTACAGGTCCAGACTGTAAACGATGGTCTGATGGTTCAGAACAAAACTGTTCTGAGACCTGATGGAGTGAGAGAGCAACCCTTCAAGACACTGTCATCAAATTCAAGACGAGGTTCTGCAGAAGCTTGCTGTGCTCGAGGACAGGGCTCAGTCCATGTTCTTAAACCGGGCCACCGCGATACCGCCCTGATCTCCATCAAACAAGCCTCTGATGGCACCTCCAGCTGGAACAGCTGACTGCTGGTCCTGAGGTTCTGCTGGTCCTGAGGTTCTGCTGGGTCATTGATCTGCTCCAGAAACGTGATGCAAGCTAAACTACGTTTAAAATAAGCAGAGCGGCTTCGTGAGGAcgacattaaaaatataaatatattttagtgaAGTCACCAGATGGAGAGCTGTAACCACATCATGTTGCCATGGGAACATGAATTCAGCAGGTGATGCAAGTAAcggctgtacacacacacacacacacacacacgcacacacacacacacacacgcacacacacacacacgcacacgcacacacacgcacgtttGTATGTAACAGGTTTCGTCACGTGACCTCTGTAGCTTCTTTAATCTGACAGGTCAACCTGTTCACCTCTGTGacgtcatcaccatcattatcaCCGCGGTTCGGTCCGGCTCACCTGAACCGAGCCACACCCGGGATAACGCGCACGCGCACACTGTGGCTGTTGCACGAACCGAAACGGCTCGTCAGGAAACGTCCCGCCGGGCCTCAGCGCTCCATCCGCGGCTGCAGGCCGGACAGCAGAGCCGCTCCTCCGGCCTGCGGGGGGTGGGAGAGGGGCCGGTACCGGaggacagacggacggacaggaggacagacggacaggaggacagacagacgcacaggaggacagacggacaggaggacagacggACAGGAGGATGGACGGATAACCGGAccaacagacaggcagacagacaggtctccCCTCCTCCACgccctgcctcctcctcctcctcctcctcctcctcctgcagctcttaCCTCCGCTCCAGATGCTGCCGCCGCTCCGTCGCTTCTCTTCCGATTCAAACCCGGACTGACGCGCTGCGAGGCGGACAGAGCATGAGAGGCGTCCCGGAGCCGGTACCGGGCGCGCACAGACTCGTGTCTTCGGATCAGAGCTCGGTCCGGTCGGTGATGCTGTTATGGCATCTGCGTCTCCTCCTGACGCACCAGCTGCCACCCGCTGCGTCAACGCGCAGCACCGCACCACACCGCACCGGAAGCCGCGGGCAGCCTTCAAAGTAAAATTCTGAAAATCACTGAACAATGAGGTGACGTCAGAGAACACGTGACGTAATAATGATCACAATTAACAGGATCAGTCCAGACTTCCGGTGTCCACTCGTGAATATTTAAttagaaacaggaagtgaggtttgtgaatgtgtctgaTGACGTCACACATACATGAAATCTATTGATCTGTAATCAATCAGCTTCATCCTGTATCTTATTGTGAAGGGCAGCTGGTTTCCAGCAGTCCCGTGACTCACGAGGACGCTTCTGTTTGAGATGACGTCACACATAAATAATgcttaattattcatattttaaatcagattttatttgtacagcccaaagtcacaaagtccattttcctctgaggctttacaatctgtacagggagtgacaccctctgtccttagaccctcggttccagtgaggaaaaacttgcccacaaaaacctttaacagggaaaaaaggtggaagaaacctcaggaagagccacagaggagggatccctctccccggacggacagacgtgcaatagatgtcagtgtacaggacaaatcaacacaacatttgtacaattacaatgactgataaaatgacaatgaatataatgactgataaatgacaattgaattacaatgactgataaattgacaatgaattacagatgataaatgacaatgaatcacaatgaatgataaaatgacaatgaattacaatgactgataaatgacaatgattacaatgactgataaaatgacaatgatcacaatgactgataaaatgacaagatacaatgaatgataaaatgacaatgaattacaatgactggataaaaatgacaatgaattacaatatgataaaatgacaatgaatacaatgactgataaaatgcaatgaattaccaggactgataaaatgacaatgaattacaatgactgataaaatgacaatgaattacaaattaaatgattaaaactgacaatgaattacaatgactgataaaatgacaatgaattacaatgaatgataaaatgacatgaattacaatgactgaaaatgaatgaatacaatgatgtaaaatgacaataatacaataatgatcaaaatgacaatgattacaatgactgataaaatgacaatggtacaatgaatgataaaatgacaatgaattacaatgatgataaaatgacaatgaattacaatgactgataaaatgacaatgaatacaatgacatgataaaatgacaatgaattacaatgaatgataaaatgacaatgaattacaatgactgataaagagttacaatagtccagccttgaagtaacaaatgcgtggactagtttttctgtaTCTGCTTAAAAAATTGCctatcttagacagaaagggaaggtttgatatcggtctgtagttggctaagacctctgggtctagagtgggctttttaagaagaggtttaattacagctaccttaaaggactgtggtacatatcctgataataaagacagattaatcatatccaataagaattactaactagaggtaaaacatccttgagcagcctggttgggatggagtctaagagacacGGATGAcgcttagctgcagaaatgattaaagttatttgatgaaggtcgatgggagaaaaacagtctaaatacatatcaggttttacagctgtttccaaacttgctgtatcagaatgcagatcaatgactgttgagggcaagaggtgatggattttgtctctaatagttataatcttatcattaaagaagctcatgaagtcattgcttttcggacctaaaggaatagatggttcagtagagctgtgattct contains these protein-coding regions:
- the cep170bb gene encoding centrosomal protein of 170 kDa protein B isoform X6 — protein: MSVTSWFLVSSSGTRHRLPKEMIFVGREDCELMLQSRSVDKQHAVINYNPTTDEHLVKDLGSLNGTFVNDLRIPDQTYITLKLSDIIRFGYDSHVYVLEKSQHKVPEEALKHEKYSSQLQMNLKSSDGKKTEPEDRTRAEKTPSTKSLPQEAPVCRPTPLYGQPSWWGEEDYGSKVHMNDEAHAEVQKDAPSVDHPDFSGSLSDSQQKSVFPSYHREPSYFEIPTKDFQHPKTSGAELHEIPTKDTDTAPPAPPSPPTPTPPVVQSHASFTIEFDDCMPGRIKIKDHVTKFSTRQRKQQAPPTKITAATPAEVMSAESKVADWLVHSDVSMMRRRPTCEDVYSTKSDLAMNIKTLKGHHHEDGTQSDSEDPVLKGRRSKSHHSVQSHHSVQSEQSEASQQTGQPSVPTPTLHPPLQHSPPRLAPASPVVPERPLSQSPPQALSPSIETPKQGPPEHLTQQAFIIEFFDDNPRKKRSQSFTHNPAHADSYSALKAKLERRKGGERPASVHGHIPPTQQVTVPLKGAPQRSSSLKREKTEGEVASSGSSSRSSSGIIIRPFGSVGKKSKLAQEFAAEFLKDSSQQDSSSTSDKMSPPPMSAPPVMVSPPHAQIPSPQEPPAPSSVSYPTSPLQPPAISKSSILSNTAGQTTSPVHSSGPPGMMPVGVRAADPKCSQRMMRNEEDDSLSDAGTYTIETESQDKEVEEARNMIDQVFGVLDSPEYSGVNTGVYRPVIDDGKDEQANLPSDGSTEDPLHGFIPAAISGPPTGPIQVPPAHPAGLEGPKWVSRWASLADSYAEPGSTPPQGECLEDLRFMSRSMGNYYDNSESESSHSSRTRRLLPQVPPEKLDTVPPSILIRHEPYQSQEPLDRFSGPPRPQDSTQCLSVQDDVDPDSLSDASRSDDGPVLERTNKNQARTGSVSPVAAGHQFKVPEKVSPSTKSTSFYIGSEDSPGKPDRSPVQSERTRDPPAKTPPTTVLIRHLSGHEPRRTGVKPNSSAPNLQIQDKDSVPTKDGCTSSIVRQESFTKDRPSDTVQMKKLPHISSHPSIRDMEQRRENIQDTHSFLQEAEGTLSSLDTKFPSSGSGRSSKKGGSSTHMDDSLSGESDVDTASTVSQVSSKNAPVSVASKKRPAISSLQKEKSSSSPSIQEKGRQLTARERLSEKRRNQVTTDASSKAEAAKRFQMRRSAGNRGSLDLSEGQQGSGPHWTETTSSDHEISRPSSRSKKLITPLQKEDNGKTPKTASQQVLTRSNSLSAPRPTRASMLRRARLGEASDNEGTETDRGSQNSDHITTPSKVSAEGKKLSRLDILAMPRKRTGSFTAPSDNETSSTGRSGFSNRNSESAVATRKTSVGDARQAATKGGGALGKQPLTRTRSSGAKYPSTSSRRRQKGSDFSSSSEEEYEMNAATPKTKRSSHPTTSTQTPRGHRSAATRSKSVSVETEEDEDQNEVDPYQNWSTHSAEIAKLSQDLAKDLAILAKEIHDVAGDGDSPSSGMGTTTSPTSLPNTPASTISAREEVILDNLMLNPVSQLSQAIRENTEQLAEKMKVLFQNKAEVWEEIEAKINAENEVPILKTSNKEITSILKELRRVQRQLEVINTIVEPGGSLQAAAVGSLSLGQTRPSSKEKKPASKPRGTHPTSNANESTKRPPRGPDGAHYMA
- the cep170bb gene encoding centrosomal protein of 170 kDa protein B isoform X3, producing MSVTSWFLVSSSGTRHRLPKEMIFVGREDCELMLQSRSVDKQHAVINYNPTTDEHLVKDLGSLNGTFVNDLRIPDQTYITLKLSDIIRFGYDSHVYVLEKSQHKVPEEALKHEKYSSQLQMNLKSSDGKKTEPEDRTRAEKTPSTKSLPQEAPVCRPTPLYGQPSWWGEEDYGSKVHMNDEAHAEVQKDAPSVDHPDFSGSLSDSQQKSVFPSYHREPSYFEIPTKDFQHPKTSGAELHEIPTKDTDTAPPAPPSPPTPTPPVVQSHASFTIEFDDCMPGRIKIKDHVTKFSTRQRKQQAPPTKITAATPAEVMSAESKVADWLVHSDVSMMRRRPTCEDVYSTKSDLAMNIKTLKGHHHEDGTQSDSEDPVLKGRRSKSHHSVQSHHSVQSEQSEASQQTGQPSVPTPTLHPPLQHSPPRLAPASPVVPERPLSQSPPQALSPSIETPKQGPPEHLTQQAFIIEFFDDNPRKKRSQSFTHNPAHADSYSALKAKLERRKGGERPASVHGHIPPTQQVTVPLKGAPQRSSSLKREKTEGEVASSGSSSRSSSGIIIRPFGSVGKKSKLAQEFAAEFLKDSSQQDSSSTSDKMSPPPMSAPPVMVSPPHAQIPSPQEPPAPSSVSYPTSPLQPPAISKSSILSNTAGQTTSPVHSSGPPGMMPVGVRAADPKCSQRMMRNEEDDSLSDAGTYTIETESQDKEVEEARNMIDQVFGVLDSPEYSGVNTGVYRPVIDDGKDEQANLPSDGSTEDPLHGFIPAAISGPPTGPIQVPPAHPAGLEGPKWVSRWASLADSYAEPGSTPPQGECLEDLRFMSRSMGNYYDNSESESSHSSRTRRLLPQVPPEKLDTVPPSILIRHEPYQSQEPLDRFSGPPRPQDSTQCLSVQDDVDPDSLSDASRSDDGPVLERTNKNQARTGSVSPVAAGHQFKVPEKVSPSTKSTSFYIGSEDSPGKPDRSPVQSERTRDPPAKTPPTTVLIRHLSGHEPRRTGVKPNSSAPNLQIQDKDSVPTKDGCTSSIVRQESFTKDRPSDTVQMKKLPHISSHPSIRDMEQRRENIQDTHSFLQEAEGTLSSLDTKFPSSGSGRSSKKGGSSTHMDDSLSGESDVDTASTVSQVSSKNAPVSVASKKRPAISSLQKEKSSSSPSIQEKGRQLTARERLSEKRRNQVTTDASSKAEAAKRFQMRRSAGNRGSLDLSEGQQGSGPHWTETTSSDHEISRPSSRSKKLITPLQKEDNGKTPKTASQQVLTRSNSLSAPRPTRASMLRRARLGEASDNEGTETDRGSQNSDHITTPSKVSAEGKKLSRLDILAMPRKRTGSFTAPSDNETSSTGRSGFSNRNSESAVATRKTSVGDARQAATKGGGALGKQPLTRTRSSGAKYPSTSSRRRQKGSDFSSSSEEEYEMNAATPKTKRSSHPTTSTQTPRGHRSAATRSKSVSVETEEDEDQNEVDPYQNWSTHSAEIAKLSQDLAKDLAILAKEIHDVAGDGDSPSSGMGTTTSPTSLPNTPASTISAREELVQHIPEASLNYQKVPPGSAAVLDLDANMNEPEPGSKQRRPWNREEVILDNLMLNPVSQLSQAIRENTEQLAEKMKVLFQNKAEVWEEIEAKINAENEVPILKTSNKEITSILKELRRVQRQLEVINTIVEPGGSLQAAAVGSLSLGQTRPSSKEKKPASKPRGTHPTSNANESTKRPPRGPDGAHYMA